The Aerococcaceae bacterium DSM 111021 region ATGTTTGATGGGAAAATCGTAGCCAATATTCCAACACATGAGACGAATGAGCAAGAGTTAGGACTGATGATGGCAGGGACACCATTTGAAGAAATTGAAAAAGCTCGTCAGGAAGGAAGTGTTGTGTAATGAAGTCAAATTTTAAACAATTAATGGTCCCATTATTATCTGTAGTAATTGGATTGATTTTTGGAGCAATTATTATGTTAGTTTTTGGTTACAATCCTGTAGAGGGTTATAAAGCATTAATTACAGGTTCGTTAGGTAATCCTTTTAATATTGGTCAAACAATTCGTGCAGCGACACCCTTAATTTTTACTGGTCTTGGTTTTGCTGTTGCGTATACTGCTGGTTTTTTCAATATAGGACTGGCTGGGCAAGCGCTATGGGGTTGGTTAATCTCAGTGTGGATTGGAATCTCATTACCTGACGCTCCTTCATGGATAGTATTACCACTTGCTATTATTGGTGGAGCAGTTGCTGGTGCATTATGGGCTGGTATCGCTGGTGTATTAAAAGCTTTCTTTGATACGAGTGAAGTTATCGTAACAATCATGTTAAACTATGTAGCAATTTATATTTCGGATCATATTGTTCGAAATGTTATTACAGACCGAGCTGACGCAACGCCTTTTGTAGGACAAAATGCATCGTTACGTATGCAATGGTTAACAGATTTAACAAACGGATCAACAATTCATGGTGGAATATTTTTAGCATTAATCTTTGCTGTTCTTGTATATATTCTTCTTCAAAGAACAACAGTTGGTTTTGAGTTAAAATCCGTTGGATTTAACAAACATGCAGCAAACTATGCTGGAATGAATGCAAAGCGTAATATTATACTAGCTATGCTTTTATCTGGAGGTTTAGCTGGATTAGGTGGCGTTATGAATGGTTTAGGCGAATTTAGAAATGTATTCTTAACAAATGGTGTAGCCCCTGCAATTGGTTTTGATGGCTTAGCTGTTGCTTTACTAGGAGCATTGAATCCAATTGGAATTATATTTGCTAGTCTGTTATTTGGTGGTTTAAAAACCGGAGGAACAATTATGCCTCTAATGGCAGGTGTTCCATCTGAGATAGTTGAGATTGCGACGGCGGCAATTATCTTCTTCGTAGGTGCTAATTATATTATTACTTATTTTATAGATCGTCGTGAAAAATCTAAACTAAGTAATTCAGATGTGATTGTACAAGGAGGAGATGACTAATGGTTAATTTACTAGCTTTAATTGTATCATCTACATTAGTATATTCAGCCCCATTAATATTTACAGCCATCGGTGGAGTGTTTTCCGAACGTAGTGGTATTGTAAATGTTGGGTTAGAAGGTATTATGGTTATGGGTGCCTTCAGTTCGATAGTATTTAATTTATTTTTTGCCGAGTCATTCGGTTCATGGACACCATGGATAGGCTTGTTAGTTGGGGCAGTTGCAGGAGCCCTAATTGCAACTATCCATGCTTCAGCAACAGTGCATTTAAGAGCTGACCATATCATATCAGGTACGGTAGTGAACTTAGCTGCACCTGCTTTAGCGGTATTCCTTACACGTGTATTATTTGAACAAAGAGGTCAAACGGATATTATTCGTCAATCATTTGGATACTTTAATTTTCCAATATTAAGTGATATACCAGTGATTGGACGTATATTCTTCCAATCAACTTCTTTACCTGCCTATGTAGGGATATTAATCGCATTCATTTGCTGGTTTGTACTTGCTAGAACTCGCTTTGGTTTAAGAATTCGTTCAGTCGGGGAAAACCCACAAGCAGCTGATACAATGGGAATTAATGTTTATGCAATGAAGTATGCAGGTGTGTTACTTTCAGGTGTATTCGGTGGTATTGGGGGAGCTGTGTTAGCTCAATCGATTTCACTAAACTTCTCAGTGTCAACAATTGCTGGTCAAGGATTTATGGCTATGGCAGCAATGATTTTCGGGAAATGGAATCCAGTTGGAGCTATGCTAGCAGCAATATTCTTTGGGTTTGCTCAGAGTTTATCTGTAGTTGGATCTCAGATACCATTTATAGAGTCAATCGACCCAGTTTATTTACAAATTGCACCGTACATTATCACAATAATTGTACTAGTTAGTTTTGTAGGTAAGTCATCTGGTCCGGCTGCAAATGGTAAGACATATATTAAATCTAAATAGAACTCATTTAAAACGACCTACTTAATTGTAGTGTCGTTTTTTTGTTGCAAAAGAGTAGAAATATTTCTAATTAATATTATTATAAACAGTTTAAAATACTTTAGAATACAGATTACTATCCCAAAAATATATGTTATAATATGTGAGTATAGATTTAGATACAAAGAGGAGTCTGTTTTATGAGCGAATTGGGAACTAAATTGCGTGATGCGCGTGTTGAGAAAGGCTACACACTGAACACGTTACAACAAATGACAAAAATACAAAAAAAATATTTACAAGCTATTGAACTAGGTAACTATGATGAAATGCCAGGTAGCTTTTATGTACGTGCTTTTATAAAGCAATATGCCGATATGGTTGGTTTAGATGGGGACCAACTATTAATGGAATACGAGGATGAACTTACTTCGAATTCAGAGAATGAAGATATAACTGAGGACAACGATAGTCAAAAACTACCTAGTCGAACAGAGCGTTATGTATCTAACGAAAAAAATTCATTCGATACTGTTGTGTCTTATTTACCTATAATACTATTAGTAGCCATTGTTATAGGAATTATGGTTGCTTTAGTTGTTGCGATAAATAACATCGGTCAAGAAAATCAACCAACTGAATCAGCCGTAAGTGAAACATCTACCAGTATAGTAAGTGTAGTAGAGCCTGATTCAATGAATCAAGATGAGTCGGTAGAATCAGAAAGTATTGTTGAAGAGCCTACGCTGGACGAAAATGATTTAATGGTAGGAGATCAAGTATTAACATTGACTTCTGAACCTGGTGAAGCAACAACATATCAATTAAATGCACCATTTTCAGAGTATAGTTTTGAAATTGAAGGTAATAGTTTTGTTTGGGTAGGTGTTTTTGAAGACGGGGTTATTGTTCAAGATACAACGATAGTTGAAGGTGAAACATTAGAACATACAGTCACTGCGGGCACTCAAGAGGTTCGCGTTTCGTTCGGATATCCTGAAGGAGCTAACTTATCTGTAAATGGTACTTTAATAGAACCTCAAGGACAATATTTAACTGAAACAATTATATTTACAGCAGCTGAAGGAATTGAAGAAGAGACTGAAAATGAAACAATTGAATTAGATATACCTGAAGAAGATACGGAAACTAACGAAGAAGATTTCCAAGGACCAGCTGTATTAGATCCAGCCAATAACACGGATGGAGCTGAATAAAAATGCAAATGAATATAGCTAACAAACTTACTGTTGCAAGAATGATTTTAATACCAGTTTTTATTATTCTATTGTATGTTCCTAATCAGTATGGAACGATTGATTTATTAGGAGCAAGTGTTCCGGTCTTTCAATTTTTAGCCGGAATAGTATTTACTATAGCTAGTATTACTGATTATTTGGATGGATATTTAGCTAGAAAACATAACTTAGTTACAGCATTTGGAGAATTTTTTGATCCAATGGCGGATAAATTATTAGTTATTGCGGCTTTAATTATGCTAGTTCAATCAAATGCTGTACCAGCTTGGGTTGTTGTGATTATAGTTAGTCGTGAACTTTTGGTCACAGGACTTAGAGTACTTTTAGCTACTTACAGCGGAAAAGTTATGGCTGCTGCATTACCAGGGAAAATTAAAACTTTCACTCAAATGTTTGCGATAATTTTTTATCTATTTAATGACATTGGATTCGCATTAATCAATATTCCAATTTCTACGATACTAATTTATGTCTGTTTAATATTTACAGTATATTCTGGAGCAGAGTATTTTTACAAAGGTCGACATGTATTTTTAGATGCTCAATAACTTTAGTCATATAATATTTAATTAAAATTACTGCATATTATTTTTAGAACAATTTACTTCATGATAATCTTATCTGGAGTAAATTGTTTTATTTTGAAATAAATTAATGGAAACAGGGATTTTTCTTGTATATATATAGGGGGAGTTTTTTTGAAGGCTGAAATCATAGCAGTAGGTACAGAATTATTAATGGGGTATATTATAAATACAAATGCGAGTGACATAGCACAAGGATTATTAGATATTGGAATAGGAACTTATTACCAATCTGTTGTTGGTGATAATAAAGAAAGAATTAAGGAATCGTTGGAGATAGCATCTTCGAGATCAGATTTAATTGTCTTATCAGGGGGGTTAGGTCCGACTGATGATGATATAACGAAATTTGTACTTGCAGATTATTTAGGTGAAGAATTATTTCATGATAGTAACCAATTGGAGATGATTGAAAGTTACTTCAAGAATCAGAATCGTGAAATAACAGAGAATAATTACCGACAAGCCTTAACGATAAGTGGAGGTAAAACACTTAATAATAACGTTGGACTTTCAGCAGGTGTGATATATACAAAAAAAGTTGATAATAAAGACAAATATTATATTGTTTTACCAGGGCCACCATTTGAAATGCAACATATGTTGGACGAACAAGTCAAGCCATTCATCAAAAATGCAGTATCTGATCAAGGAGTCATCACTTCGAAATATATAAATTTATACGGTGTAGGTGAGTCCTTTGTGGCGGATACATTAGACGATTTGGTTAAAACTCAAACAAATCCAACAATTGCGATTTATGCAAAGCCAAAGAGGGTAACAGTTCGATTAACATCGAATTCAAAAAATTATGAACAATCGCTGGAATCTTTAGATAGTGTGTCTGAAGTGATTCGAAAACGATTTAGTAATAATTTTATCGGTTTTGGTTCAAATCAAACACTTGAGAAATATATCATCGATGAATTAACGAAACAAAAGAAAACTTTATCAGCCGCAGAAAGTTTGACTGGAGGATTAGTTTTAGAAAAACTAACTAATACACCAGGAGCAGGAGAAGTTATTAAAGGTGGTTTTGTTACTTATCAAACGAATCAGAAAGAAAAGATATTAGGTATTTCGAAAGAGTTGATAGAGAAGTACTCAGTAGTTAGTGCTGAAGTAGCAATATCAATGGCTGAAAAGACTTTGACTTTAACTGAAAGTGATATAGCGATTTCACTAACTGGTGTAGCTGGACCGTCTTCGTTAGAAGGGCATCCACCTGGAGAAGTCTTTATTGCTTTAGCAACAAATAATCATCCAACTAAAGTAACTCAGCTGAATATATCAAACAAGCCAAGACATATTGTTCGAGAAGTAGCAGAGTTTGAAGTGCTAAATTTAGTAAGAGAATTTTTAAATAAATAGAACATATGTTCGTTTTATACTTGCAAATCTGTTAAAGTAAAGATACAATATAAAAGTAAATGAAATGGAGGCACAAGTTATGGTAGATAAAGATAGAAGAAAAGCGTTGGACTTAGCGTTAAAAGGAATTGAAAAAAACTTTGGTAAAGGTGCAATTATGCGTCTAGGAGATCGCACTGATACGCAAATTTCGACGATACCAACAGGTTCACTACAGTTAGATATTGCACTAGGTGTAGGTGGATACCCGAGAGGGCGTATAATTGAATGTTACGGTCCAGAATCATCTGGTAAAACAACAGTTGCTTTACATGCAATTGCAGAAGTTCAAAAAAATGGTGGATTAGCAGCCTTTATAGACGCAGAGCATGCATTAGATCCTGCTTACGCAGCTAATTTAGGTGTAGATGTAGAAGAATTACTTCTTTCTCAACCTGATACAGGTGAGCAAGCATTAGAAATAGCTGATGCATTAGTATCATCTGGAGCCATCGATATCGTGGTTATTGACTCTGTTGCAGCGTTAGTTCCTAGAGCCGAAATCGAAGGTGAGATGGGAGACACTCATATTGGTCTTCAAGCTCGACTGATGTCTCAAGCGTTGAGAAAATTATCAGGATCAATTAGTAAAACAAAAACAATAGCATTTTTCATTAACCAAATACGTGAAAAAGTTGGAGTAATGTTCGGAAATCCAGAGACGACACCGGGTGGACGTGCACTTAAGTTTTACTCAACAATCCGTTTGGAAGTAAGACGTGCTGAATCTATTAAAGATAGTGGAAACTTTGTCGGTAATAGAACTCGAATCAAAGTTGTTAAAAACAAAGTAGCCCCACCATTTAAAGAAGCTATGGTAGATATTATCTTTGGAAAAGGGATTTCCAAAATCGGAGAAATTGTTGATATAGCAGCTGATTTAGAAATTATTAATAAAGCTGGGTCTTGGTATTCATATGGTGAAGAACGAATTGGACAAGGACGAGAGAATGCTAAAACATTTTTAGAAGAGAACCCTGACATACTTGAAGTTGTAGAAGGTAAAGTTAGAGAACATTACTTTACTCCAGTTGAAGTTAAAGAAGCCAAAGCTAAAGAAGAAGAGGCTAAAGCTAAACTAGAAGCTAAAGGGAAAAAAACAGAAAAAACAACTGAATTACCTTTAGATGAAAAAGTGTAATATAAATTAATTTAGTTTAATAAAGAGTACCAAAAAAGTTATCATTAATAACTTTTTTGGTACTCCTTTTTTGTTAAAAAAGATACTAGAAAATTTAAACTGAGTATATGTAAAGATTAGAAAAATAAATAACAATTGATTTTAGAAAAAAGCCCAATGAAATAGTAAGCGTTTTACTTTAGATGTTATCAAATCAAACTTGAATATTAGGTTAAATACGATTTGTCTATTATTATTAGAAATTAATTTAAAAATATCTATATTTTATAATTGTGATTGATTGACTAATTGACAAAATAATCATATGATAGTAAGTGTGGTTGCACACTATTTATTTTACTTAATTTTAACACTAAAATGAATACTTTAAAATTACATAGATCAGGAGGTGACTCATATGGACTTTATGTCAATCGCCTTCGCGATCGTTGCTTTAATAGTTGGAATTATAATTGGCTTTTTAATCAAAAATATGTCTGATAACAAACGTATTGATGGTGCGAAAGCAAACGCAGAAGTCATTGTAGATGACGCAATTAAACAAGCCCAAAATCTCAAACGAGAAGCGCTGTTCGAAGCGAAGGAAGAAAATCTGAAGTACCGTAATGAGATTGAGACGGAGTTAAAAGAGCGTCGCAATGAAGTCAGTAGATCTGAAAATCGTTTAATTCAAAAAGAAGAGAATTTAGATTCAAAAAGCAATAATTTAGATAAAAGAGAACTGAATATTGAATCTAAAGAAGATAATTTGAGCAAACGGTTACAAAGTGTTACTGATAAAGAAGCGAGAATTAATGAAATAATTCAACAACAAAAAGATGAATTAGAACGTGTCGCTGCATTATCACGTGATGACGCAAGAGAGTTAATTATTGATGAAACAAAAGATGGGTTAACTCAAGACATAGCAATAATGGTTCGAGATGCAGAGCAACAAGCTAAGGACGAAGCAGATCGTAATGCAAAAAATATTATTCTACAAGCTATTCAAAGAACATCGACTGATATTGTCACGGATAATTCAGTTAGTTTGGTTCAGTTACCTAATGACGACATGAAAGGTCGTATTATTGGTCGAGAAGGTAGAAATATTCGAACATTCGAAAGCTTAACTGGTATAGATTTAATTATTGATGATACACCAGATACAGTCGTATTAAGTGGATTTGATCCAATTCGACGCCAAATTGCAAAAATAGCTTTAGAAAAATTAATCCAAGATGGACGGATTCATCCTGCTCGTATTGAAGAGATGGTTGAAAGAGCTAGAAAAGAAGTCGATGAAAAAATTAGAGAAGTTGGTGAAGAAGCTACCTTTGAACTTGGTATCCATTCCCTACATCCAGATTTAATTAAAGTCATTGGACGACTAGCTTATAGAACTAGTTATGGACAAAATGTATTAAAACATTCAATAGAAGTAGCTAAGTTAACTGGCTATATGGCGAGCGAACTAGGTGAAGATGTTGTAGTAGCAAAACGAGCTGGTTTACTACATGATTTAGGTAAAGCATTGGATAATGAAATAGAAGGTACGCACGTTGAGATTGGTACAGAAATTGCAAAACGATATAAAGAATCAGATATTGTTATAAATGCAATTGCTTCCCATCATGGGGATACTCAGCCAACATCAATGATATCGGTTCTGGTTGCATTAGCAGATGCATTTTCTGCGGCCCGACCAGGAGCTAGAAGTGAATCTCTAGAGAATTACATTCGTCGACTTGAACAGTTGGAAGAAATTTCAACAAGCTTTGATGGTGTATCACATGCATACGCAATTCAAGCAGGTCGAGAAGTTAGAGTAGCTGTTAGACCAGATAAAATCAATGATGCACAAGCGGCTAAAGTGGCTCATGACATTCGAAAACGAGTTGAGTCAGAGATGAATTATCCAGGAAATATTAAAGTAACGGTAATTCGCGAAACAAGATCTGTCGAATATGCCAAATAATTGAGTTAAAACTACGAGCTTAAACGCTCGTAGTTTATTTTTTTGGTATTAAAGTATTTTGTTTGAAATATTAAGTACTAAATGAGTAGCTAGCAAAAAAGGTTCAAATCAGTGATAACATGTTGGCTTTATTTTGCTTGGAAATATTGATATGATAATAGGTAAGATTAATTGGAAAGAGGACTTTCATGAAAATATTATTTATAGGTGACATTGTTGGAGTAAGCGGTCAAAATGCAATAAAGAAATATTTAACACAACTTAAACAAGAGCACAAACCACAAGTAACTATCGCAAATGGAGAAAATATTGCGGATGGACATGGAATTACAGAATCTTTATATAAATGGTTAATGTCATCTGGTGTTGATGCAATTACCCTTGGAAATCATGCATTTGATAATCGAAATATTTATGAATTTATATCAGATGCAAAGTGTTTAGTACGTCCAGTAAATATGCCGGATGGAACTCCGGGTAAAGGAGTTCATTATGTTCGAGTTAATGATACTGAATTAGCCATAATTAATGTTATTGGGAATGTTTTTATGAAACCTTCACTAGATGCGTTTAATTACTTAAAGCCCATTATAGATGAAGTTAAAAAAAGAACAAATCATATTTTCATTGACTTTCACGGGGAAACAACGAGTGAAAAGCAAGCTATGGGCTTTTGGCTAGATGGTCAAATCTCTGCAATTGTTGGGACACATACACATGTACAAACTAATGATGGTAGAGTGCTTCCTCAAGGTACGGCATATATATCGGATGTGGGTATGACAGGTGCTTTAAATAGTGTGATTGGTTTCCGAAAAGAAGATTCATTAAAACGGTTTATGACTCAATTACCAACACGATTAGAGCAAGAAATTTCTAACGAAGCAATTATAAGTGCCGTAGTCATCGAAACGAATCCATCAACAGGATTAGCAAAATCAATCAAAACAATATATCAGCAAATTAGATAGGAAGATGTGGATGGCAAAGAAAACAAAGCAAACGCCAATGATGGAACAATATTTAAAGATAAAAGAAAGTTATCCAGATGCATTCTTATTTTATCGTTTAGGTGATTTTTATGAATTATTTCATGAGGACGCAATCCAGGCATCAAAAATATTAGAAATCACTTTAACATCAAGAAATAAAAATGCTGATAACCCTATACCAATGTGTGGCGTACCATATCACTCATCGACGGAGTATATTAAACGTTTAATAGAAGCGGGTTATAAAGTGGCCGTCTGTGAGCAAATGGAAGATCCTAAACAAGTTACTGGTATGGTTAAAAGGGAAGTAGTGCGTGTTGTGACACCAGGAACAATATTGGAAGATGATGCAATTCCTAATAAAGAAAATAATTATTTAGCTTGTATCCACATTAGTACCACTGGTTACTATCTGACATATATTGATATTTCAACTGGTGAATTATATTTAACGAAAACAATGATATGGAATCAATTAGTGAATGAAGTAAAAAGTATTAATCCATCAGAAGTCATTGTGGATGCAAAAATAGAACTTGAATTGTTAGATAAATTAAAACAGCAATTAGGCAGTTTCTTTACTTTGTACCAAGTCGATACGGAAATAGAAAATTCATGGAAGATATCAAATCCTTCTTCAGATGAACTTATAATTTTGAATATGCTTTATGGATATTTAGAAAGTATTTACATAACAAATTTAGAACATATTAAAGAAGTTGAACGTTATGAGTTAAGTTCATATATGCAAATGAACTATTATGCAAAATCACAATTAGAATTGACTCGGTCATTGCGTTCTCAGAAGAAAAAAGGATCTTTACTTGATTTAATAGACAAGACTAAAACAGCTATGGGTGGACGTAAGTTGCACCAATGGCTTGATAAACCATTACTTGATATGGATGAATTAGAAGAAAGACATCAAAAAGTAGAATACTTAATGGGGTTTTATTTTGAACGTGTCGATTTAATGGAAAACTTAGGACGAATTTACGACTTAGAACGACTAGTCACAAAAATAAGTTTGGGTAATGCAACAGCGCGAGATTTAAATCAACTACGTAATTCTTTACAAGGAATACCTCGAATTAATCAGACGTTAGAGGTAATTAATTCACATTTATTACATGAAGTGGATTATACACCATTTACTTTGTTAAATGAATTTAGCTCACTCTTGGAATATGTTGATTCTGTATTAATAGAAGATCCGCCAATCTCGATAACTGAAGGTAATATTATTAAAGATAACGTGAATCAACGGTTAGATGAATATCGGGATGCGTTAGAAAACGGCCAAAAATGGCTATCAGAGCTCCAAAAGAGAGAACGCGAGGAAACGGGTCTGAAAACCTTGAAAGTTGGTTATAATAAGGTTTTTGGTTATTATATTGAGATTAGCAGGCTCCAAGCAGCGAACTTTAATGATGATCGTTATATTCGTAAACAAACACTTACAAATGCTGAAAGATATATTACAGAAGAGCTTAAAGAGATTGAAGCAACTATTTTAGGAGCACAGGAGAAATCAACCTCACTTGAGTATGATTTATTTATTGATTTAAGAGAGTACGTTGCGAAGTATGTCAGTGGTTTACAAGAATTAGCTCATGAAGTAGCTACGCTGGATGTGTTAGTAAACTTTGCTAATATCAGTGAATCAGAGGATTATGTACGGGCAGAATTAACGCATGAGACTAAGAGAATTGAATTAGTAGATTCACGTCATCCAGTAGTGGAAAGCTTAATTGGAAAAGCAAATTTTGTTCCCAATTCATTGTTCTCAGACGAAGATAGTTCATTGCTTTTACTTACGGGACCAAACATGTCAGGTAAAAGTACATTTATGCGACAAGTCGCATTTTCTATTATTTTGAATCAAATTGGTTGTTTTGTCCCAGCTAAAAAGGCTAAGTTACCAATTATCGATAAAATATTTACTCGTATAGGGAGTTCAGATGATACAACAAGTGGTCAAAGTACTTTTATGGTTGAAATGATGGAGACAAATGTAGCTCTAGAAGAAGCCACTGAGAATAGTTTATTACTATTTGACGAAATTGGACGTGGAACGGCAACTTTCGATGGAATGGCATTAGCCGAAGCGATTATTAAATATATTGCTAAAAATGTTAAAGCTATGACTATTTTCTCTACTCATTACCACGAATTAACTGAATTAGATAAGACAATTAATGAAGTGAAAAACATTCATGTAGGTGCACAAGAGCATGAAGGGAATTTAATCTTTTTACATAAAGTCATTGATGGACCCGCAGATAAAAGTTATGGAATACATGTGGCTAAACTGGCAGGATTACCCCAAAGTGTCTTAGAAGAGAGTCAAGAAATTTTAATTGAACTTGAATCTAATGCTAAAAACCTACGCGAATCAGGAGCTGTGCAATTAGACTTATTTACAAATCATGAAAAAGATTTAATCAAGGAATCAATACCTGAAAACATTCAATCAATAGTGGATGATATCCACTCCCTTAATATCAATCAGATGACACCAATAGAAGCATTGCAAAAAATCTATGAGTGGCATCAACAAATAAAGTAATTTTTTGGAGGTGTAACTGTGGGAATTATAAGACAAATGCCAGACTTTTTAGCCAATCAAATTGCAGCGGGTGAAGTTGTTGAGCGCCCTGCATCGGTAGTTAAAGAACTCGTTGAAAATGCCATAGATGCAGAAAGTAAACAAATTCTTGTCGAATTAGTAGAAGCAGGCATCCAACAAATAAAAGTGACTGATGATGGGAAAGGTATTTTAGCTGAAGATTTACCAATGGCCTTTATGGCGCATGCAACAAGTAAAATTTATGAGACGACTGACTTATTCAATATCCATTCTCTAGGCTTTCGGGGAGAAGCGTTAGCAAGTATTGGTTCTGTAAGTAAAGTACGTATTGAATCAAAGACTGAGGAAGATATCAGTGGGCATTTTATTGAGATAGAAGGATCAAAAGTAATTGCAGAGGGTCTTACTCAAGCAAGAAACGGAACGACTATTGAAGTTAACAGTTTATTTTACAATACTCCGGCCAGACTTAAACATTTAAAAACAATCAAAACAGAATTAAGCCATACTCTAAAATTCATCCAAAATATTGCATTAGCGTATCCAGATGTTCGTTTTAGATTAACTCATAATGATCAAGAAATTTTTGCTAGTCATGGAAACAATAATCTTCAACAGGTCATTGCGAGTGTATATCAACCATCTCTAGCTAGGGATTTAATAGCAATTCAAAATGAATCGGATGATTTTTCAATTAACGGCTTTATATCCAAACCTACTCTTACTAGAACAAGTAAACAATACATACATTGGATTATTAATGGAAGATCAGTTAAAAGTTACATGTTAGATGAAGTATTAATTAAAGCGTATGGAAGACAGTTAATGATAGGACGCTATCCGATAGCAATAATCAATATTCAACTGGATCCAAGACTTGTCGACGTGAACGTTCATCCAACCAAACAAACAGTTCGATTAAGTAAAGAAGATGAATTAAGCGAGTTAGTTACTCAAGCTGTCCTTAAAACGTTAAACGAAGTAAATCCGATACCGTCATTAGAGGAAAGTGATTTAACTAAGTTAAGAGGCGATGATAATGTCTATG contains the following coding sequences:
- a CDS encoding TIGR00282 family metallophosphoesterase — protein: MKILFIGDIVGVSGQNAIKKYLTQLKQEHKPQVTIANGENIADGHGITESLYKWLMSSGVDAITLGNHAFDNRNIYEFISDAKCLVRPVNMPDGTPGKGVHYVRVNDTELAIINVIGNVFMKPSLDAFNYLKPIIDEVKKRTNHIFIDFHGETTSEKQAMGFWLDGQISAIVGTHTHVQTNDGRVLPQGTAYISDVGMTGALNSVIGFRKEDSLKRFMTQLPTRLEQEISNEAIISAVVIETNPSTGLAKSIKTIYQQIR
- the mutS gene encoding DNA mismatch repair protein MutS; this translates as MAKKTKQTPMMEQYLKIKESYPDAFLFYRLGDFYELFHEDAIQASKILEITLTSRNKNADNPIPMCGVPYHSSTEYIKRLIEAGYKVAVCEQMEDPKQVTGMVKREVVRVVTPGTILEDDAIPNKENNYLACIHISTTGYYLTYIDISTGELYLTKTMIWNQLVNEVKSINPSEVIVDAKIELELLDKLKQQLGSFFTLYQVDTEIENSWKISNPSSDELIILNMLYGYLESIYITNLEHIKEVERYELSSYMQMNYYAKSQLELTRSLRSQKKKGSLLDLIDKTKTAMGGRKLHQWLDKPLLDMDELEERHQKVEYLMGFYFERVDLMENLGRIYDLERLVTKISLGNATARDLNQLRNSLQGIPRINQTLEVINSHLLHEVDYTPFTLLNEFSSLLEYVDSVLIEDPPISITEGNIIKDNVNQRLDEYRDALENGQKWLSELQKREREETGLKTLKVGYNKVFGYYIEISRLQAANFNDDRYIRKQTLTNAERYITEELKEIEATILGAQEKSTSLEYDLFIDLREYVAKYVSGLQELAHEVATLDVLVNFANISESEDYVRAELTHETKRIELVDSRHPVVESLIGKANFVPNSLFSDEDSSLLLLTGPNMSGKSTFMRQVAFSIILNQIGCFVPAKKAKLPIIDKIFTRIGSSDDTTSGQSTFMVEMMETNVALEEATENSLLLFDEIGRGTATFDGMALAEAIIKYIAKNVKAMTIFSTHYHELTELDKTINEVKNIHVGAQEHEGNLIFLHKVIDGPADKSYGIHVAKLAGLPQSVLEESQEILIELESNAKNLRESGAVQLDLFTNHEKDLIKESIPENIQSIVDDIHSLNINQMTPIEALQKIYEWHQQIK
- the mutL gene encoding DNA mismatch repair endonuclease MutL, with amino-acid sequence MGIIRQMPDFLANQIAAGEVVERPASVVKELVENAIDAESKQILVELVEAGIQQIKVTDDGKGILAEDLPMAFMAHATSKIYETTDLFNIHSLGFRGEALASIGSVSKVRIESKTEEDISGHFIEIEGSKVIAEGLTQARNGTTIEVNSLFYNTPARLKHLKTIKTELSHTLKFIQNIALAYPDVRFRLTHNDQEIFASHGNNNLQQVIASVYQPSLARDLIAIQNESDDFSINGFISKPTLTRTSKQYIHWIINGRSVKSYMLDEVLIKAYGRQLMIGRYPIAIINIQLDPRLVDVNVHPTKQTVRLSKEDELSELVTQAVLKTLNEVNPIPSLEESDLTKLRGDDNVYEPVHFNFTHQAHRTNQSEVKDSERNIAEKPSDYKDQLKHALNNNRTSRVSSISESPNVNYHRSEAKVSQNEPVDFKPLASEPEVDEKKTNYSLDFHSLRYVGQIHGTYLIAESESGFYLIDQHAAQERIRYEDLMNEEVDVTIQQQLLMPIIMNFTTIEMELISELEEQFENLGLYLELMGPTSYKLESYPDWLYYEEVEGLVTDLIELLNKQPNLTIPELKERSIIMQSCRGAIKANHYLDDKQAIALIHGLDGLKDPYHCPHGRPVFVEFNQNTLEKLFKRIQDTHERGVFR